One Miscanthus floridulus cultivar M001 unplaced genomic scaffold, ASM1932011v1 os_2047_1, whole genome shotgun sequence genomic region harbors:
- the LOC136534561 gene encoding uncharacterized protein, with amino-acid sequence MAAKRRSRRPSSGDSKELGGNGGNEGSDDDEDEESGKSGDTAMSAEPKEMPLKRAEEPSSLSPEDVGAQGSDETSPARSAPRGGVRIKRVKKPPPASQEENEAEGSGGASPARGLRPDDSADTGHNKRGATPKRGEKRSPQPRQGDERPEKRAAGPAGETVAASAPRRKKKSKRSAEKDRRKKKKKKQLRKALTEPKSPPQLLELELNDDREDTPSLPDIAQEDEHNGRETAEQEQEQSSTSPPEVEHGAREWQQGEGILPQEQPSDTSHPQEENRAQEDEETGAQVNGKALQERNPPSTKPHSSQTEKKPAVERSWSYDDELKILNALVVHAKSHNGALPDSSHLLANLTFDKTDANEEKLTDKIRKLRTRYRKILVQGCPSDDLGRRLFKLSEILWGQVDEDERVEPTSRDFSVLSKLYPHLAKEVKAYAEMHSSGDLIMAMFMTIGDEKARDLDAKCKKQQIEAFKLELGKASLINELLSALSSLTCVKF; translated from the coding sequence ATGGCCGCCAAGCGCCGCTCCCGCCGGCCAAGTTCCGGCGATTCCAAGGAGTTGGGCGGCAACGGTGGCAATGAGGGTTccgacgacgacgaggatgaggagagcGGCAAGTCCGGCGACAccgccatgtccgccgagcccaaGGAGATGCCGCTGAAGCGAGCCGAGGAACCCTCGTCGTTGTCGCCGGAGGATGTTGGGGCCCAGGGCTCCGACGAGACCTCTCCGGCTAGGAGCGCACCGCGCGGTGGGGTCAGGATCAAGCGGGTCAAGAAACCCCCTCCGGCGTCGCAGGAGGAAAATGAGGCGGAGGGTTCTGGTGGTGCATCACCGGCGAGGGGTCTCCGGCCCGACGACAGCGCCGACACCGGCCACAACAAGAGAGGCGCGACTCCGAAGCGGGGCGAGAAGCGCTCCCCGCAGCCACGGCAGGGAGATGAGCGCCCGGAGAAGCGTGCCGCGGGACCTGCTGGCGAGACCGTCGCCGCGTCGGCCCCACGGCGCAAGAAGAAAAGCAAGAGGTCCGCCGAGAAGGACAGgcgcaagaagaagaaaaagaagcagCTTAGAAAGGCCTTGACCGAACCGAAGTCGCCGCCCCAATTGCTGGAACTAGAGCTCAACGACGACAGAGAGGACACACCCTCCTTGCCTGACATCGCCCAAGAAGACGAGCACAATGGCAGAGAGAcggcagagcaagagcaagagcagagCAGCACCTCACCCCCAGAggtcgagcacggagcccgtgaaTGGCAGCAAGGGGAGGGGATCCTACCGCAAGAGCAACCCAGCGACACCTCACACCCACAAGAGGAGAACCGAGCCCAGGAGGATGAGGAGACAGGGGCTCAAGTGAATGGCAAAGCCTTGCAGGAGAGGAATCCTCCATCAACCAAGCCACACAGTTCTCAGACAGAGAAGAAGCCAGCGGTTGAGCGATCATGGTCCTATGATGACGAGCTCAAGATTCTCAATGCTTTGGTTGTGCACGCCAAGTCCCATAATGGTGCTTTGCCAGATTCATCGCACCTTTTGGCAAATCTCACATTTGACAAAACTGATGCCAACGAGGAGAAGCTCACTGACAAGATCCGCAAGCTTAGGACACGGTACCGCAAGATCCTTGTACAAGGCTGCCCATCCGATGACCTTGGTCGTCGGCTGTTTAAGCTGTCTGAAATTCTCTGGGGCCAAGTTGATGAAGATGAGCGGGTTGAGCCAACATCTAGGGACTTCAGTGTACTATCAAAATTGTATCCTCATCTGGCCAAAGAAGTCAAAGCGTACGCCGAGATGCACAGCTCGGGGGACTTAATCATGGCAATGTTCATGACCATAGGTGATGAGAAGGCCCGCGATCTTGATGCTAAGTGCAAGAAGCAACAGATTGAAGCATTCAAGTTGGAGTTGGGCAAGGCAAGCCTAATCAATGAATTGCTCTCTGCACTTTCAAGTCTGACATGTGTGAAGTTCTAG